GCCGGCACAGCAGGAACAGCGGGGCAATGGCAGGCTGGAGGAACCACACTGGCCGTGCAGTGGCGACGGACAACAGGTGGACCCTAGAAGCTGGCTCTACACCATGTTTGGAACTGTGCTTGTATTGAGAAGAAGGGCTAAAGCCCAAATATGTACATAGGCAAGAGTGCATAAAGATCCTTATACAAAGAGGAAAATACATATACACCAAACAAAATCAAACACAAAATTAGAAAAAATAAATGTCCAGTAAGCAAGGTTGCTATCCTCCATCAACGAAATAGCACCCCTCCTATTCATAAGATCAAACACGGTGCAGCAGAGGAACCAAACATGTTAGCAAATGCAATGTTGCTACACGGCATTTCTACCATCTAAAAGATAGAAATGTTCAAAGTTTCAGAGAAATATTTAAGGTTAAGTTCAACGCATAGATTGCATGGCCATTATATAGACTGGAATATAGGTGTATATATTTGTTACCTCTGTAAATAAATGCTCAGCTAACTGACAGTTGTTAAACTGTACACATGCATGCAAAACATCGTTGAACGCCCATCTCAAAATTTGTTTTCCTGCACTTGGTGCAGACTTCAATGTACTTGCAACACCATCTACTCCAACCTTATAAGAAAGATTGTTGCCTGAACAAAGCTGAAACAAAATAAGTTTTATATATCTCATTGGGATAATGACTACACTAATATAGTAGATGGTGTATGAAATGGAATGCAGACCTGACCGAGTTTTCTCCTCAAATAGCTCAGGCTGAGCATCAACCAAATGTTCGCCAGTAACCAGCTTCCCTTGACATGATGGCAGGGTGAGATCTTCAAATTCATTCAAAGCAGGTACAGGAATGTCTAGTCTCGATGACTGGTATCTTCTTTTAGAAGACACCCTCAGATAGTCAGAGCTTCGTGCAGCAAGGGCTACCATATGCTGCAAGATGTGATATGCAGATTGAAGGTCACCTAGCGCAGTTAAAGCCCTTATAAGTCTCCTTTGTGTGATAATGTTTGGGCTATAATATCTAAAGCAATCCTTCCAGATATCATAAGCTGCAGGCAAATTTCCCTGTAACACTGCAAGCTAAAAAACACAAAACAAACTAATAAGCGAAGCTGCCACAATATTATATAAAAATGAATTAATTATGCTAGAATGAACATTCAGGCTGAAAAAAATCAAACAAGCAAGCTATCACAACATTAGTTCTATTAGCATGTAAGGGCAAGTATGTCTTCCAACGACCAcggtacataaatatatagtgaTGGCTACTGCATATATGAAATGTAGTATTTCATGAAAGAAACACAAAATAAAAGGGCACGAGAATTTTTGCGTTGGATCAGCaacaatcaacaacaacaacatagcctttcagtcccaaacaagttgggctaggctagagttgaaacccaccaagagccccaagttacggttcaggcacttcaatagctgttttccaagtactcttattcaaacatagatctctaggtatatcccaagctttcaaatctctttttattgcctccccccatgtcaatttcggtcttcctctacctctcctcatattattagcttggcttaggattccacaatgcactggtgcctctggaggtctcctttggacatggccaaaccacctcagcATGTTGGATCAGCAACAATACTAAGAAAAAAATGATTAAGGAAATATTATGGATTTACAGTCATTTTATACTGATTTATTCAGGATGAGGTGAAAGCCACACAGATAAAACAATATGCGAAAAGGGAACTACTTAGGCAGCAGCATGTTAGTATTTTTAAAAAATGTACCAAGGAGGAAGCAATATATATGATGAACAATTTGATATGAAAGTAGGCTTGTGACCACAACAGAAAAGTCGGGTGAGCTGATATTAAATGGGCATATAAGAAAGAACATTTCTTCGTACAAACCTTCAAAAGCTCACAGTATGTTATTTCAGACTTCCCAAGAAAAAGATTTTCCAGTATCTCAAGACAGCATTCAGCATCCTTCAGATTTGCTCTACTTCCACAGGCATTTAGAAAGATATTAAAAATCGGTATAGTGGCATAAGTGCTTTCTTTCTCCCCGAGAAGAGCCAGACAGTTAAGTGCCTATATAGGAAAGAAGATTCTGAACTTGCAGACTGCATGGAGCTAAACTATTCATTAAGCTGTCAAACATACAGCACAATAAAAGAAATTAAATTCCACTGGATCACGCAGAATTTGTGTTAAAAGAAGAAAAATTAGTAATAAGCTTACCCCCAATATCCATCAACTCATCAAAGTAACACATTAAAAAGGTCAAAATCTTTTAAATGTGTAgacaagcatgtgattaagcctGTCTATCTTGTATTTCAAATGGTAATACAGTGTGCAGTATGCTTGTTTTTTCCATAAACCAGCGTTATGTTTGTTTAATAATTTTATGAGACACTTGCGCAGCAGAATTTACAACTAACTTTCCAATTCACCTCTCTTACAAATGAAAATTTAAAGAAGTTCCCTGCAAGCTATCAGTGCGCGGGCAAATATTTGTAGCCATACCCTTGCACAAAAGGGCGGCATGAAAGCAACAAAAGCAGCAACAATAAAGCCTTTAAATCCCAAGCTGGGCTAGCAAGGACAAGTCGAATATAACGGACCCACTCAACCAGTACCCCAAACATGGGTCTGTTATCTATGGTGCATCATTTATAGCATTTGGACCAAACATCCAAGCTAGTATCACAAGGAAATGGAAGCTTTGCCGTgatcttgcagtctgtttatctTTAACAAAAGAATATGATGTGCCACTAATATTGTTATTAGCTTGCGAAAAGAGAAGTACTATGTACCTCCTTCGCATATCCCCCTCTGCTCAGAGCTCTAATGACATATCTGCAGATACTTTTACTCATGCCAATGGCCTTCTCCTCCATGAGTTCCAAAGTTTCCATAACAAACTAGAAATATTGGAAAAGCTCCAAATGGAGTTCTAATCAAAATGACTGTATCAAAGTCATGCTGtggtaaaaagaaaaaaaaacatgcattTAACAGTAGACTTACCAAAGGATCAGGTGCCTCTGCACAATACTCCAATATATAATAAAAAACTTCCTTGGTCAGTGCTTCCTTAGTGTGATGAAAGTTCGAAAGAATCAATGATGCTCGCTGCCGGTCACCTCTACGGAGAGCATTGACAACTTCTGATTGCAAGGGTCTAACAAAACTAGTCTTCCATGTAAAATCATCATACTCTGTAATCACTGTAACATTGTTTACATACTGATATGCACAAAATTCACGTACAGTAATTCTGCTAACTGAGGGTAATATTCAGCTCAGAGACCATGATAAGATGAAGCAAGCAATGTATATCAAAGTGAAACTTGCTGTAGGCAGAGAACAATCAGTTATACCAGGCAGTGGGCCAAGCCTCGAGGAACAAAAACCCATATGCTATGCAGGCAAAGACAAGGCATCAAATATATAGGCATATAAACAAATTAAACCGTTTTTCCATACACTGACAACGTTCATCTGAATTGTCCGTACCATTTCCAGATTAATAATCATACAAGCATATCCAAACATGAAACCAACTACAACATTCATACAAACCAATAACGAAACCAAAATAATTGAAAATACGCTTACTGTTTGAACAAGTTGGGGCGTCTTCAGAgtgaacacttgctgcattggccACCTGCAAGAAATCAGTATTATTAGCATCTAATCCACACGCAAATAAATGAAACAACATGGAGCGTACAGGAAGAAATCCTGCATATTACGTGAGGGGGTTTGAACGCCGCCGAGGAGTTCGTGCACCGGCGAGCGGCCCTCGATCTAAATGACACGGAAACGAAGATGATTGTGAGAACAAGATGATTGTGAGAACACCACGTGACCAGCCCGAATCATTCATTCCTTGGATAGCTCGCTTACAGTATCCTCTGCATCGCAGGCAGCGAAGAGGGGGGCGCCTTTGGCCGGCGGGCGGGACGATGATCTCTGGGTTTGCCGCCGCACAGATCGAGGTGGCGCGGAGGGAGCGTGGGAGGTGGAAGCGGTATACACCGCGCAGCCTACAAAGTGGAGGCTGACGAGAGCGAGACCGGCGACGAGGGGTTTGGAGATGCTGCCGCAGGCGGGGGGCGACGAGGGTGAGAAAATGGCAATTTTGCCATCATCAGATTTGGGCTTTGCTCGTTGGGTATCGTGCAAACGGGATTCGCTAGGATGCCGTTACGAAACTGGGTAGCGGGAATGtcattttctttatttctttctaaTTTAATCATTTTTGTATTTCAACCAAACTCTTATTCCTGTGTTTACCCCTGTCCTAAATACCTCGTCcatcctttcttcttcctcacaATTCGCACGCACATCTTCCTCTGCTCCTCTCTCCTCACACACGCACGCATGCCGGCTAGTAGCCGCACCAATCTCATTCTCATGGGGACTAGCCACTGCACCACCCCAACACGAGCCTACCGCAGCACCACACGCACGCCAGCCTGCCACCGCTGCTCTTGCACGGGCGGCCGCACGCCGACGCCACGAAGAGCATCGCCCCGATTGCGCTTGATGTGCTCAGGTGGAGGCCGGCAATGTCGTGTAGTGGAGGTCCGTGATGGGACGGCTCGAGCTAGGGGCAGACGTCTACTCAGTCATGGATGATGGCGCGTGCCTACTCGAAGGCGACGAGCCGGCGTcagccggcggcggcgcagcgTTGGACAGCCGCGGCAGCAGGGTGGTAGCAGTGCGGCGGTGGGGTTGGCGTTAGGGCGGGCGACGGCGGTGGGATGGCCAGGAGTAGCGCCGCGCGTGCTGGTGTCAGGGCAGCACAATGTGCATTGGGGCGACAACGGCCTGCTGGTGTATTTGCGTGTGAGGAAGATGAACAGGATGAAAGAGATAAGGTTTTGAGTTCAGGGGCAGGGGTAAATTAGGAATTAAAGTTTGGTTGGAATAAAAATAATGATAAAATTGGAGAGAAATCAGCAAAATGGCATTTTAGTGTGTGCACCCGGTTTGATAATGGCAATCCGACGAATCCCTTTTGCATGATGGCAAACGAGCGAAGTCCAGGTTTAATGATGGCAAAATTCCAATTTTCTCGACAAGGGTTTGGAGATGTTGCCGCCAGCCGGGGGCAACACGGCGGATTAGTGGAAGGGTTTTGGTGTTGGGGGCTGGGGGCAAAGACCTCGTGCGGACTCGCGGCCTTGCGGATGGGCAGCCGACGCCGTTAGATGGGACATCAGCCTTACTCCCTCGACTGTCCAAAATAGAGATACATATGTTTTTTGCCATTGATTTTTTTTAACTAAAATCGTGCCCGCGTTGCCACGCATGATGGACATCTGCACCGGTGCCGCTCGATCTAGGTCCAGGACGTTGGGGCTAGCGTCGATGTCGACGCCCGGCATTGCATGAGTGGGAGAATTCGGATCGAATTGAAAGGCACGAGGAGTCGGACGGCAACACAACCGAGTGTGGCCATTAGTTGTCGGGTAGACGATAACCCTTCATTTTACAAGAGTaaggcattaaatatgctgatacgatactatattgatgaagatggatGATAAAAGTTTCATAGGAGTAAGAAAACTCTCCTGCATTGTTTTCCAAAATATGAGTGTGTTGAAAATTGGGACATAAAACCCCCCACTGTGAATGG
Above is a genomic segment from Miscanthus floridulus cultivar M001 chromosome 3, ASM1932011v1, whole genome shotgun sequence containing:
- the LOC136542049 gene encoding pentatricopeptide repeat-containing protein At1g76280-like isoform X1, which translates into the protein MQRILSRAARRCTNSSAAFKPPHVANAASVHSEDAPTCSNMITEYDDFTWKTSFVRPLQSEVVNALRRGDRQRASLILSNFHHTKEALTKEVFYYILEYCAEAPDPLFVMETLELMEEKAIGMSKSICRYVIRALSRGGYAKEALNCLALLGEKESTYATIPIFNIFLNACGSRANLKDAECCLEILENLFLGKSEITYCELLKLAVLQGNLPAAYDIWKDCFRYYSPNIITQRRLIRALTALGDLQSAYHILQHMVALAARSSDYLRVSSKRRYQSSRLDIPVPALNEFEDLTLPSCQGKLVTGEHLVDAQPELFEEKTRSGNNLSYKVGVDGVASTLKSAPSAGKQILRWAFNDVLHACVQFNNCQLAEHLFTEIKAMERRALDFTVIHLLLSQ
- the LOC136542049 gene encoding pentatricopeptide repeat-containing protein At1g76280-like isoform X4, with product MQRILSRAARRCTNSSAAFKPPHVANAASVHSEDAPTCSNMITEYDDFTWKTSFVRPLQSEVVNALRRGDRQRASLILSNFHHTKEALTKEVFYYILEYCAEAPDPLALNCLALLGEKESTYATIPIFNIFLNACGSRANLKDAECCLEILENLFLGKSEITYCELLKLAVLQGNLPAAYDIWKDCFRYYSPNIITQRRLIRALTALGDLQSAYHILQHMVALAARSSDYLRVSSKRRYQSSRLDIPVPALNEFEDLTLPSCQGKLVTGEHLVDAQPELFEEKTRSGNNLSYKVGVDGVASTLKSAPSAGKQILRWAFNDVLHACVQFNNCQLAEHLFTEIKAMERRALDFTVIHLLLSQ
- the LOC136542049 gene encoding pentatricopeptide repeat-containing protein At1g76280-like isoform X5, with product MQRILSRAARRCTNSSAAFKPPHVANAASVHSEDAPTCSNMITEYDDFTWKTSFVRPLQSEVVNALRRGDRQRASLILSNFHHTKEALTKEVFYYILEYCAEAPDPLFVMETLELMEEKAIGMSKSICRYVIRALSRGGYAKEALNCLALLGEKESTYATIPIFNIFLNACGSRANLKDAECCLEILENLFLGKSEITYCELLKLAVLQGNLPAAYDIWKDCFRYYSPNIITQRRLIRALTALGDLQSAYHILQHMVALAARSSDYLRVSSKRRYQSSRLDIPVPALNEFEDLTLPSCQGKLVTGEHLVDAQPELFEEKTRSALFRQQSFL
- the LOC136542049 gene encoding pentatricopeptide repeat-containing protein At1g76280-like isoform X2, whose amino-acid sequence is MQRILSRAARRCTNSSAAFKPPHVANAASVHSEDAPTCSNKYDDFTWKTSFVRPLQSEVVNALRRGDRQRASLILSNFHHTKEALTKEVFYYILEYCAEAPDPLFVMETLELMEEKAIGMSKSICRYVIRALSRGGYAKEALNCLALLGEKESTYATIPIFNIFLNACGSRANLKDAECCLEILENLFLGKSEITYCELLKLAVLQGNLPAAYDIWKDCFRYYSPNIITQRRLIRALTALGDLQSAYHILQHMVALAARSSDYLRVSSKRRYQSSRLDIPVPALNEFEDLTLPSCQGKLVTGEHLVDAQPELFEEKTRSGNNLSYKVGVDGVASTLKSAPSAGKQILRWAFNDVLHACVQFNNCQLAEHLFTEIKAMERRALDFTVIHLLLSQ
- the LOC136542049 gene encoding pentatricopeptide repeat-containing protein At1g76280-like isoform X3, coding for MQRILSRAARRCTNSSAAFKPPHVANAASVHSEDAPTCSNMITEYDDFTWKTSFVRPLQSEVVNALRRGDRQRASLILSNFHHTKEALTKEVFYYILEYCAEAPDPLFVMETLELMEEKAIGMSKSICRYVIRALSRGGYAKEALNCLALLGEKESTYATIPIFNIFLNACGSRANLKDAECCLEILENLFLGKSEITYCELLKLAVLQGNLPAAYDIWKDCFRYYSPNIITQRRLIRALTALGDLQSAYHILQHMVALAARSSDYLRVSSKRRYQSSRLDIPVPALNEFEDLTLPSCQGKLVTGEHLVDAQPELFEEKTRSGNNLSYKVGVDGVASTLKSAPSAGKQILRWAFNDVLHACVQFNNCQLAEHLFTEEGCYFVDGG